A part of Crassostrea angulata isolate pt1a10 chromosome 5, ASM2561291v2, whole genome shotgun sequence genomic DNA contains:
- the LOC128183377 gene encoding uncharacterized protein LOC128183377 gives MYACLPDYVASNAANTIVCNETSWTLTNLSCSLVSAPAGCELPPSIPNGYYKVQGDTASYHCLGGYTATTITNTIQCVGAAWEQLSLQCIAVGNFTSTAVVDGKFAKLRIPKNNTNAYERSLTCADDSRPSARAIGGVGTAILCLVAGLIFLSDCVSYFEKTSIKSSQKAASCTLDSSCTLDSSCTLDSSETSAVHVYVEKTDSET, from the exons ATGTATGCGTGTTTGCCAGATTACGTAGCTAGCAATGCAGCCAATACCATTGTGTGCAACGAAACAAGTTGGACGCTAACGAATTTGTCCTGTTCCCTAG TATCAGCGCCGGCGGGGTGTGAACTGCCTCCTTCTATCCCGAATGGTTACTATAAGGTCCAGGGCGACACCGCTTCTTACCACTGCCTGGGTGGATACACGGCCACCACCATCACTAACACCATACAGTGTGTGGGGGCGGCGTGGGAGCAACTCTCACTACAGTGTATAG CTGTGGGAAACTTTACGAGCACAGCGGTGGTAGACGGAAAGTTCGCGAAGCTAAGAATTCCCAAAAATAACACGAATGCTTACGAGCGGAGCCTGACCTGTGCGGACGATTCTCGTCCCAGCGCCAGAGCTATTGGCGGAGTGGGGACCGCCATCTTGTGTCTGGTAGCGGGGCTGATCTTTCTTTCAGATTGTGTATCATATTTTGAGAAAACTAGCATcaaatcttctcaaaaagcGGCATCGTGTACTTTGGATTCATCGTGTACTTTGGATTCATCGTGTACTTTGGATTCATCGGAAACGAGTGCAGTGCATGTGTATGTAGAAAAAACAGATTCCGAAACGTAA
- the LOC128183369 gene encoding uncharacterized protein LOC128183369 has product MAAKTPPESSYTPESFKLETKLIVLNFLGINPHDSPSHSEKSKDLFRRFCHSLPVTPDFNKRCNHKAGLRKQNTLDHPTQEDRPQSSSTSITEQQKIPRRKARSLETVNSEHFVMIDNHDGHVQVTKEKNSVSCVHSLPQKRNSFPAFQADGELSGILPQSNNLKSSDLFPDNLVLHPESLFPCHQEPALITPKSAGFEPSFEDWANLEPAVPKSEDNGPPVNLTENSKEMDEIVDSLLCDVVKAVIEKEVKHRGICSEVMDSEVAVPTYQQFDSEENREIHVYTYSDSASSSATMSSSSVSIDNSGPSPGSGDSVTSHEIDGCCCSHIEGHTHSASVNPGDRTRLHLHIVNQACPAFEESVEDYVRAEIREELSSLESEIEKAMKLNGEMMSPLLTPPLTPQTHAARVLARIGDEVRAKYEFQLDDVLYRLFLSGQETFSYEVFRDMACQIVDHNLPGWRQVAFLLVYGQSVAWRAVETGHTGLRNLIDYTTQLLSDYAADFIINQGGWGAVMNIDSSDSTPDLETDHPLHAKQFTGQSYTFYESVALSIKASDIFPNHQNITCNNSSFQDPEVMSIYADQGGGLESLSTDTPSQSSSEEQQLNHAPFATYMSSHASETDFYAERFRDLNDIAYHRFYNNDRLGDVVMIGVNVLAFCGIVFLSESMKYH; this is encoded by the exons ATGGCAGCTAAGACCCCACCGGAATCTTCATACACGCCCGAGAGCTTTAAGCTGGAAACCAAGCTGATTGTCCTCAACTTCCTAGGCATAAATCCCCACGATTCTCCATCTCATTCAGAGAAGTCCAAGGACTTGTTCAG GAGATTTTGCCATTCTCTCCCGGTGACTCCAGACTTCAACAAGCGATGCAATCATAAAGCAGGTCTACGCAAACAGAATACCCTCGATCATCCAACCCAGGAAGACAGGCCTCAATCATCGTCCACTTCCATCACAGAGCAGCAGAAGATCCCAAGAAGGAAGGCCAGATCCCTGGAAACTGTGAACTCAGAACATTTTGTCATGATAGATAATCATGATGGTCATGTGCAAGtgaccaaagaaaaaaattctgtgtCTTGTGTTCATTCTTTACCCCAAAAAAGAAACAGTTTCCCAGCCTTCCAGGCGGATGGTGAATTGTCAGGCATTTTACCTCAATCCAATAATCTCAAGTCCAGTGATTTATTTCCTGACAATTTGGTATTGCACCCAGAGTCTTTGTTCCCTTGCCATCAAGAACCTGCCCTCATTACACCCAAATCAGCTGGATTTGAACCCAGTTTTGAGGATTGGGCAAACTTGGAGCCCGCTGTGCCAAAGTCAGAAGACAATGGGCCACCAGTTAATCTGACAGAGAATTCTAAGGAGATGGATGAGATTGTGGACTCTCTTTTGTGTGATGTGGTGAAAGCAGTAATTGAGAAAGAAGTCAAGCATAGGGGTATATGCTCTGAGGTAATGGATAGTGAAGTTGCTGTTCCCACTTACCAGCAGTTTGACAGTGAAGAGAACAGAGAAATTCATGT CTACACATACAGTGACAGCGCTAGCTCCTCAGCCACAATGTCTTCCTCCAGTGTCTCCATAGACAACAGTGGCCCCTCCCCGGGGAGTGGGGACTCTGTCACCTCCCACGAGATTGATGGCTGCTGCTGTAGTCACATCGAAGGCCACACCCACTCAGCCAGCGTTAATCCAGGGGACAGGACTAGGCTCCACCTCCACATTGTCAATCAAGCCTGCCCTGCATTTGAGGAGAGTGTGGAGGACTATGTGAGGGCAGAGATTAGGGAGGAGCTGTCCTCACTGGAGTCAGAGATTGAGAAAG CCATGAAGCTGAATGGAGAGATGATGTCCCCCCTTCTGACCCCACCCCTTACCCCCCAGACCCACGCTGCTCGCGTCTTGGCCAGGATCGGGGACGAGGTACGTGCCAAGTACGAGTTCCAGCTGGACGACGTGCTGTACCGACTGTTCCTGAGTGGACAGGAGACGTTCTCCTACGAAGTGTTCCGAGACATGGCTTGTCAAATCGTGGACCACAATCTCCCAGGGTGGAGACAG GTAGCGTTCCTTCTGGTGTATGGACAGAGTGTCGCATGGAGGGCAGTGGAAACAGGACACACAGGGTTACGGAACCTGATTGATTACACCACGCAGCTCCTGTCTGATTACGCCGCAGACTTCATCATCAACCAGGGAGGATGG GGAGCTGTGATGAATATAGATTCGTCTGACAGTACACCAGACTTAGAGACTGACCACCCCCTTCACGCCAAGCAGTTCACCGGCCAATCATATACCTTCTACGAATCAGTGGCCCTGTCAATCAAAGCCAGTGACATCTTCCCCAACCACCAGAACATCACCTGTAACAACAGTAGTTTCCAGGACCCCGAGGTCATGTCCATTTACGCAGACCAGGGTGGGGGTCTAGAGTCGCTTTCCACAGATACCCCCTCCCAGAGTAGTTCCGAAGAGCAGCAACTCAATCATGCTCCATTTGCTACATATATGTCTAGTCATGCGTCCGAAACTGATTTTTATGCAGAGAGGTTCAGAGACTTGAATGACATTGCGTACCATAGGTTCTACAATAACGATCGTCTGGGTGATGTGGTAATGATAGGAGTTAATGTTCTTGCATTTTGTGGAATTGTCTTTCTTTCAGAAAGTATGAAATATCACTGA
- the LOC128183382 gene encoding V-type proton ATPase subunit E-like, protein MAMSDQDVQKQIKHMMAFIEQEANEKAEEIDAKAEEEFNIEKGRLVQQQRVKIMEYYERKEKQVELQKKIQSSNLLNQSRLKILKTREDLLKDLMEEARQRLSKITKDKPKYKKFMEGLITQGLFQLIEASVVLRCKQEDLDLLKESLPASVQQYKEATGNDVSITIDTDNFLGNDVSGGVELLAQHGKIRVENMLESRLSLISQQMIPELRTILYGANPNRKFMD, encoded by the exons ATGGCTATGAGTGATCAAGATGTTCAGAAACAG ATTAAGCACATGATGGCTTTTATAGAGCAGGAAGCCAATGAAAAAGCTGAGGAGATTGATGCCAAG GCAGAGGAAGAGTTTAACATTGAGAAAGGAAGACTGGTGCAGCAGCAGAGGGTCAAGATTATGGAGTATTATGAAAGGAAGGAGAAACAAGTGGAATTACagaagaaaat TCAAAGTTCCAACCTTCTCAATCAATCAAGACTAAAGATTTTGAAAACCAGAGAAGATCTCCTAAAG GACCTGATGGAGGAAGCCAGACAGAGACTGAGTAAAATCACAAAGGACAAGCCCAAGTACAAGAAATTCATGGAGGGACTCATCACCCAG GGTTTATTCCAACTGATTGAGGCATCAGTGGTTCTGAGGTGTAAACAGGAAGATTTAGACTTGCTTAAG GAGAGTCTTCCAGCATCTGTTCAGCAGTACAAGGAGGCGACAGGAAATGACGTCTCCATCACCATCGACACCGATAACTTCCTCGGAAATGATGT ATCTGGAGGAGTTGAGCTCCTAGCACAACACGGGAAAATCCGGGTTGAGAACATGCTTGAAAGTCGTCTTTCTCTCATTAGTCAACAG ATGATTCCAGAGCTGAGAACAATTTTGTATGGAGCAAACCCCAATAGGAAATTCATGGATTAA